One window of Centropristis striata isolate RG_2023a ecotype Rhode Island chromosome 21, C.striata_1.0, whole genome shotgun sequence genomic DNA carries:
- the ghitm gene encoding growth hormone-inducible transmembrane protein codes for MLVARLTCLRSLPLAGLRPVLSQGSSALRAPTMKACPPLLRPQQGYSTKARFGFRRGKTIKEAAFEPATDTAIKIDSMGRIFLAGGAAVGLGALCYYGLGMSNEIGAIEKAVIWPQYVKDRIHSTYMYFAGSIGLTALSAVAVSRTPALMGLMMRGSWLAIGATFAAMIGAGMLVRSISYENSPMPKHLAWMLHAGVMGAVIAPLTLLGGPLMMRAAWYTAGIVGGLSTVAMCAPSEKFLNMGGPLAVGFGVVFASSIGSMFLPPTSAFGAGLYSVAIYGGLVLFSMFLLYDTQKVVKRAETHPLYGVQKYDPINACMGIYMDTLNIFMRLVMILSGGGGGRRK; via the exons ATGTTGGTGGCTAGGCTAACATGCCTGAGGAGTCTTCCTCTCGCCGGGCTCCGTCCTGTGCTGTCCCAGGGCTCATCAGCCCTGAGAGCACCGACCATGAAGGCCTGTCCACCCCTGCTCAGGCCCCAGCAG GGTTATTCCACCAAGGCCAGATTTGGTTTCCGACGTGGAAAGACAATCAAGGAAGCAGCTTTTGAGCCAGCAACAGACACAGCCATCAAAA TTGACAGCATGGGAAGAATATTCCTGGCTGGAGGTGCAGCAGTTGGCCTTGGAGCTCTGTGCTACTACGGACTGGGCATGTCCAATGAAATCGGTGCCATTGAGAAAGCAGT GATCTGGCCTCAGTATGTGAAGGACAGAATCCACTCCACCTACATGTACTTTGCAGGCAGTATTGGGCTGACAGCTTTGTCTGCTGTAGCAGTGAGCAGGACACCAGCACTTATGGGCCTGATGATGAGAGGATCCTGGCTA GCCATTGGAGCAACTTTTGCAGCCATGATTGGTGCCGGCATGCTGGTTAGGTCCATTTCATATGAGAACAGCCCAATGCCCAAACACCTTGCTTGGATGCTCCATGCAG GTGTGATGGGGGCCGTCATCGCCCCCCTCACTCTCCTGGGAGGGCCTCTGATGATGAGAGCCGCCTGGTACACTGCAGGAATCGTGGGAGGTCTGTCCACTGTGGCCATGTGTGCCCCGAGTGAGAAGTTCCTCAATATGGGTGGGCCATTGGCTGTTGGCTTCGGAGTGGTCTTTGCTTCTTCTATTG gaTCAATGTTCCTGCCGCCCACCTCAGCGTTCGGAGCCGGCCTGTACTCGGTGGCCATCTACGGAGGCCTAGTCCTGTTCAGCATGTTCCTCCTCTATGACACACAGAAAGTCGTCAAGAGGGCAGAGACACACCCACTCTATGGTGTGCAGAAATATGACCCCATTAACGC GTGTATGGGGATTTACATGGACACACTGAACATCTTCATGAGACTGGTGATGATTCTGtctggcggtggcggtggcagAAGGAAGTAA